One segment of Acidobacteriota bacterium DNA contains the following:
- the alr gene encoding alanine racemase codes for MLNWVEIDAAALRHNLGVFRERLGSGPLLGAVVKSNAYGHGAAPVAALATRFGADWLCVNHVDEGLALRAEGHQVPILVMGYTPGDRLRDLVRNDLRPVLYDLAPIERLAEVAAADGQTVPIHLKVETGTHRQGIPASEVVAIATRIRDLQGVRLEGLSSHFANIEDTTDHGYALRQLETYRSIDAQLRDADLAAPIRHTACSAAALLLESTHLELARVGIGMYGVWPSRETLVSCRELFETEIELHPVMSWKTRIAQIRDVPEGEFVGYGCTYRTTRASRIAVLPIGYHEGYRRSLSGVAHVLIAGRRAPLRGRICMNMSMVDVSDIPALSTDDEVVLLGRQGDDRITVEQLSEWSGTIPYEFLTGIHSSLPRVVVNDLP; via the coding sequence ATGCTGAACTGGGTAGAGATCGACGCCGCCGCTTTACGACACAATCTCGGTGTTTTTCGCGAGCGGCTGGGCAGCGGACCCTTGCTCGGGGCCGTCGTGAAATCCAACGCTTACGGGCACGGTGCCGCTCCGGTGGCGGCGCTGGCGACGCGGTTCGGGGCCGATTGGCTTTGCGTCAATCACGTCGACGAGGGTCTGGCCCTGCGGGCCGAGGGCCACCAGGTTCCGATCCTCGTGATGGGGTACACGCCCGGAGACCGGCTCCGGGATCTGGTCCGAAACGACCTGCGGCCCGTGCTCTATGACCTAGCACCGATCGAGCGGTTGGCGGAGGTCGCAGCCGCCGACGGTCAGACGGTTCCGATCCATCTAAAAGTGGAGACCGGGACCCATCGACAGGGGATCCCGGCCTCAGAAGTCGTCGCGATCGCCACGCGGATACGAGACCTACAGGGTGTTCGCCTCGAAGGCCTCTCGTCACACTTTGCCAACATCGAGGACACGACCGATCACGGTTACGCTCTGCGACAGTTGGAGACCTACCGGTCCATCGATGCTCAGCTGAGAGACGCGGACCTCGCCGCGCCCATTCGTCACACCGCTTGCAGCGCCGCCGCGCTCCTCCTGGAGAGTACCCATCTGGAACTCGCCCGTGTGGGCATCGGCATGTACGGCGTCTGGCCGTCCCGCGAGACGCTGGTTTCCTGTCGAGAGCTGTTCGAGACGGAGATCGAGCTCCACCCGGTCATGAGTTGGAAGACGCGCATCGCTCAGATCCGTGATGTGCCGGAGGGCGAGTTCGTCGGCTACGGCTGTACCTATCGAACGACGCGGGCATCCCGCATCGCCGTGCTGCCCATCGGCTACCACGAGGGGTACCGTCGGTCGCTCTCCGGCGTGGCTCATGTGCTCATCGCCGGGCGCCGGGCGCCGTTACGTGGCCGCATCTGCATGAACATGTCGATGGTCGATGTCAGTGATATCCCCGCTCTATCGACCGATGATGAGGTCGTCCTGCTCGGTCGTCAGGGGGACGATCGGATTACGGTCGAGCAGCTATCCGAGTGGAGTGGGACGATTCCCTACGAATTCTTGACCGGAATTCACAGTTCGCTTCCGCGTGTCGTCGTCAACGACTTGCCGTGA
- a CDS encoding DUF4097 domain-containing protein translates to MMPKFSRIVSVLTFATVACLLACTIAAADYSESFSFSGDRLTVANLIGGVVVKGGGDTFEVKVRVRGSDASTGIVTFDEESDALSIVFPTDKHKRYVYPEMESNRTSMSFNTSSDRGILSSLISAISGSDKIQVSRSGSGLQVWADLEITVPEGRSLVIENGVGSIAANNVTGDLILDGSSGSVTAIAIDGDLGVDTGSGDVLVEKIHGKLSVDTGSGDVEGFDLRVSRVLVDTGSGDVQLNQVETDALDIDTGSGDVIALDVVAENASIDTGSGDVKLSLVEMGDGKFVVDTGSGRIALLVPDNMSATVNADTGSGGIDYNLTGDVDVRHKERNELRLVVGGGSARVDLDTGSGGISLRNISGS, encoded by the coding sequence ATGATGCCGAAGTTCTCAAGAATCGTATCCGTCCTGACTTTCGCTACCGTCGCCTGCCTGTTGGCCTGCACGATAGCCGCAGCCGACTACAGCGAGTCCTTTTCGTTCTCCGGAGATCGCTTGACCGTGGCCAACCTCATCGGAGGCGTGGTGGTCAAGGGTGGTGGCGATACGTTCGAGGTGAAGGTCCGTGTTCGAGGCTCCGATGCCAGCACGGGAATCGTCACGTTCGATGAGGAATCCGACGCTCTGTCGATCGTCTTCCCTACCGACAAACACAAACGCTACGTCTACCCCGAGATGGAGAGCAATCGCACGTCGATGTCCTTCAATACGAGTTCCGACCGGGGCATCCTCAGCTCGCTGATCAGTGCGATCTCGGGAAGCGACAAGATCCAGGTCAGCCGCTCGGGTTCCGGCCTGCAGGTCTGGGCCGATCTCGAGATCACCGTACCCGAGGGTCGATCCCTCGTGATCGAAAACGGGGTTGGCTCCATCGCGGCCAACAACGTGACCGGCGACCTCATTCTCGACGGCAGCTCCGGAAGCGTCACGGCGATCGCCATCGATGGCGACCTGGGCGTCGATACCGGCAGCGGTGACGTTCTCGTGGAGAAGATCCACGGCAAACTATCGGTCGACACCGGGAGCGGGGATGTCGAGGGGTTCGACCTTCGCGTCTCTCGGGTACTCGTCGATACCGGAAGTGGCGATGTCCAACTCAATCAGGTCGAGACCGATGCGTTGGATATCGATACCGGGAGCGGCGACGTGATCGCGCTCGACGTGGTCGCGGAGAACGCCAGCATCGACACCGGCAGCGGCGACGTGAAACTCAGTCTCGTCGAAATGGGCGATGGCAAGTTCGTGGTCGACACCGGTAGTGGACGAATCGCCCTCCTCGTGCCGGATAACATGTCGGCCACCGTGAATGCCGATACCGGCTCCGGCGGTATCGACTACAACCTCACCGGCGACGTCGACGTACGGCACAAGGAGCGCAACGAGTTGCGCCTCGTAGTCGGCGGCGGATCGGCGCGGGTTGATCTGGATACCGGTAGCGGCGGCATCTCGTTGCGAAACATCAGCGGCTCCTGA
- the rfbB gene encoding dTDP-glucose 4,6-dehydratase produces the protein MRNLLVTGAAGFIGSNFVRAALGVAERVIALDALTYAGCRENLEAAETLTFVEGDIGDGDLVARLLREHQPDAVVNLAAETHVDRSIDSPRPFVDTNVVGTTVLLNEVRRYLAKRKSSDRFRFLHVSTDEVFGSLGAEGLFSETTPYAPNSPYAASKAAADHLVRAFHRTYDLPILITNCSNNYGPYQFPEKLIPLMILNALDGQPLPIYGDGKNVRDWLFVADHCDAILTVLERGRVGESYNIGGGNEHTNVEIVDAICDRLEERLPTATSYKDLKTFVADRPGHDRRYAIDARKIHDELGWSARHKFSDAIAKTVDWYVDHRDWCRTIQERARYGRERLGRRDG, from the coding sequence ATGCGCAACCTCCTCGTCACCGGCGCCGCCGGCTTCATCGGCTCCAATTTCGTGCGCGCCGCGCTCGGCGTCGCGGAGCGCGTGATTGCCCTCGACGCCCTGACCTACGCGGGCTGCCGCGAGAACCTCGAAGCGGCCGAGACCCTCACGTTCGTCGAGGGCGATATCGGCGATGGCGATCTGGTCGCCCGTTTGCTTCGGGAGCATCAGCCCGACGCCGTCGTCAACCTGGCGGCGGAGACCCATGTCGATCGCTCGATCGACTCTCCACGACCGTTCGTCGATACCAACGTCGTCGGAACGACGGTACTGCTCAACGAGGTGCGTCGATACCTGGCAAAACGTAAGTCCTCGGATCGCTTCAGGTTCCTCCACGTCTCCACCGACGAGGTGTTCGGATCGCTCGGCGCGGAGGGTCTGTTCTCGGAGACGACTCCGTACGCCCCAAACTCGCCCTACGCGGCATCGAAGGCTGCGGCAGACCACCTCGTTCGAGCGTTCCATCGAACCTACGACCTTCCGATCCTGATCACCAACTGCTCGAATAACTACGGGCCTTATCAGTTTCCGGAGAAGCTTATTCCGTTGATGATTCTCAACGCTCTGGATGGCCAGCCTCTCCCCATCTACGGGGACGGGAAGAACGTTCGCGATTGGTTATTTGTTGCGGACCACTGCGATGCGATCCTGACCGTCCTGGAGCGCGGTCGCGTCGGCGAGAGCTACAACATCGGTGGTGGAAACGAGCACACCAACGTGGAGATCGTCGATGCGATCTGCGATCGACTCGAGGAACGGCTGCCGACGGCAACGAGCTACAAAGACCTCAAGACCTTCGTAGCCGATCGACCGGGGCACGATCGACGCTATGCGATCGATGCAAGGAAGATTCACGACGAGTTGGGGTGGAGCGCCCGGCACAAGTTTTCAGACGCCATCGCCAAGACCGTGGACTGGTATGTCGATCATCGAGATTGGTGTCGGACGATCCAGGAGCGCGCGCGTTACGGACGCGAGCGTCTCGGACGGAGGGACGGATGA
- the rfbA gene encoding glucose-1-phosphate thymidylyltransferase RfbA — protein sequence MKGIILAGGSGSRLYPLTIAVSKQLIPIYNKPMIYYPLSTLMLAGIREILIISTPEDREIFERLLGDGSQLGLSLHYAVQPHPGGLAQAFLIGRDFIADQRVALALGDNVFFGHGLPDVLAQASQRTTGATVFAYRVRDPTRYGVVNLDDDGRATAIEEKPAAPTSNYAVTGLYFYDNSVVKIAEGLRPSPRGELEITDVNRAYLERKQLHAEVLGRGYAWLDTGTYASLMQASNYIQALEERQGLMVACVEEVAFNMGFIDEAMLQEAIRRAGRNPYADYLERVLRGD from the coding sequence ATGAAGGGCATCATCCTGGCCGGTGGCAGTGGATCCCGGCTCTACCCGTTGACGATCGCGGTCAGCAAGCAGCTGATCCCGATCTACAACAAGCCGATGATCTACTACCCGCTCTCGACGCTGATGCTGGCGGGGATCCGCGAGATTCTGATCATCTCCACGCCCGAAGACCGCGAAATATTCGAGCGCTTGCTCGGCGACGGGTCGCAACTCGGCCTCTCGCTTCATTACGCCGTGCAACCGCATCCCGGCGGGCTGGCACAGGCGTTCCTGATCGGCCGCGACTTCATCGCGGACCAGCGTGTCGCGCTGGCGCTCGGCGACAACGTGTTCTTCGGACACGGGCTCCCGGATGTCCTGGCGCAAGCGTCGCAACGGACGACGGGAGCCACCGTATTTGCCTACCGGGTGCGGGACCCTACCCGCTATGGCGTCGTCAACCTGGATGACGACGGTCGGGCGACCGCCATCGAAGAAAAGCCCGCGGCACCCACATCGAACTACGCAGTCACCGGCCTCTACTTCTACGACAACTCCGTCGTGAAGATCGCCGAGGGTCTCCGCCCCTCTCCGCGGGGCGAACTCGAGATCACCGACGTCAACCGTGCTTACCTCGAACGGAAACAGCTCCACGCCGAGGTTCTGGGGCGCGGCTACGCCTGGCTGGACACAGGCACCTATGCTTCGCTGATGCAGGCCTCCAACTACATTCAAGCACTGGAGGAGCGCCAGGGCCTGATGGTGGCGTGCGTCGAGGAGGTCGCATTCAATATGGGCTTCATCGACGAGGCGATGCTGCAGGAAGCGATTCGCCGCGCGGGCCGCAACCCCTACGCAGATTATCTGGAGAGAGTTCTGCGGGGAGACTAG
- a CDS encoding EamA family transporter — MSSARALRLAVFAALCLIWGTTWSVIRVGLEGIPPFAGVAIRFFIAGVLLAFLARLLGVRMGRLPNERTLWIVNGVLSFCVSYGVVYWGEQWVPSGLAAVLFATYPLFVSILGHFLLPDERLGWADGVGALVGFTGVAVLYSADFDQLGGTRVREASFVMLLAPLASAIASVAIKRWGKGIHALSLTAPPMILAGVIMGVVSASSEDLALIRLDRTSVLALLYLTIAGSAVTFTLYYWLLSRMQARRVALVAFIVPVIAVLIGTLLGEPFTIEVVVGSLLVVSGVAVAGFRSALTPKVPRPPQRSSGSTPGSRS; from the coding sequence ATGTCTTCCGCACGCGCCCTGCGGCTGGCCGTCTTCGCCGCACTCTGTCTTATCTGGGGAACGACCTGGTCGGTCATTCGTGTCGGGCTGGAGGGGATCCCTCCGTTCGCCGGGGTGGCGATCCGCTTTTTCATCGCTGGGGTCCTGCTGGCGTTTCTCGCCAGATTGCTCGGCGTCCGCATGGGTCGGCTCCCCAACGAACGAACCCTCTGGATCGTCAATGGGGTTCTATCGTTCTGCGTCTCCTACGGGGTGGTCTACTGGGGCGAGCAATGGGTTCCGTCGGGTCTTGCCGCGGTCCTGTTCGCAACCTACCCGTTATTTGTGTCGATCCTCGGCCACTTCCTGCTTCCCGACGAGCGTCTGGGTTGGGCGGACGGGGTCGGCGCGTTGGTCGGGTTCACGGGCGTCGCGGTTCTCTATAGCGCGGACTTCGACCAACTCGGGGGCACTCGCGTGCGGGAGGCGTCGTTCGTCATGCTTCTGGCACCCCTCGCGTCCGCGATCGCCAGTGTCGCGATCAAGCGTTGGGGAAAAGGGATCCATGCCCTTTCACTCACGGCACCGCCGATGATCCTGGCGGGCGTGATCATGGGAGTCGTTTCGGCCAGCAGCGAGGATCTCGCGTTGATCCGACTGGACCGCACATCCGTGCTGGCGCTGCTCTACCTGACGATCGCGGGCTCCGCGGTCACGTTCACGCTGTACTACTGGCTGCTATCTCGAATGCAGGCGCGTCGGGTCGCGCTGGTGGCGTTCATCGTTCCGGTCATCGCCGTCTTGATCGGAACGCTACTTGGTGAACCGTTTACCATCGAAGTGGTCGTCGGTTCGCTTCTTGTGGTGAGTGGTGTGGCGGTTGCGGGCTTCAGGTCTGCGTTGACGCCGAAGGTTCCGAGGCCGCCGCAGCGGTCGTCTGGCTCGACTCCAGGATCGCGATCCTGA
- a CDS encoding chemotaxis protein CheX: protein MQLQDDQILDSCRELWKTTLGLGLMPNEESGSDGEQAAFASYVKVSGDFRGAIILECPAQIARHAAAMLFETDSETIPEDEMQDAVEELTRIVGKGIQKQFFDPGKVSAPKPLRHDDATSPVCAMEERCNLHLFSEGLPIRIAILESSQTTAAAASEPSASTQT from the coding sequence ATGCAGCTGCAAGACGATCAGATCCTCGACAGCTGTCGTGAGCTCTGGAAGACGACGCTCGGTCTGGGCCTGATGCCGAACGAGGAATCGGGTTCGGACGGTGAACAGGCAGCGTTCGCAAGCTACGTGAAGGTCTCAGGCGACTTTCGCGGAGCGATCATCCTTGAGTGTCCAGCACAGATCGCCCGTCACGCCGCCGCGATGCTCTTCGAAACCGATTCCGAAACCATCCCGGAAGACGAGATGCAAGACGCGGTCGAAGAGTTGACCCGCATCGTCGGCAAGGGAATCCAGAAACAGTTTTTCGATCCGGGTAAGGTCTCGGCGCCGAAGCCGCTTCGACACGACGACGCCACGTCGCCCGTCTGTGCCATGGAAGAGCGCTGCAACCTGCACCTTTTCTCCGAGGGGCTGCCGATCAGGATCGCGATCCTGGAGTCGAGCCAGACGACCGCTGCGGCGGCCTCGGAACCTTCGGCGTCAACGCAGACCTGA
- a CDS encoding alkaline phosphatase family protein: protein MRLEPATGSVSAGSLFPGLSRWAAWALLVLSSLFLGGCEATDDPESSPPQVAIIGWDGATWAVMEPLLRAGQLPNVQALLDRGGRGVLLAEPPLRSPALWTTLATGFPPADHGIHDFQLPDPQTGLPILAATIHRQRAPLWTIASRHEREVGMVGWWTTWPAEPVHGWLVSDHLADNRWDHWAKRPDRESYQLTFPPELAESLRPQAVTAQDVTPETLAHLAAFDQRERTEMMLATRPVIFHGPSVLRHGYATDASNARFAVELLDRNGQPDLFATVFILSDVVGHVFWHHLEPEQLRGPNPAGDRLAETIPNIYRQLDTWTGELLSRLSPETLVLLISDHGMRGTGFLPRPGQNPSGDHQPEGILIAAGPGVPAGADLGEIRQLDFAPTVLAALDLPVAEDMPGRVVRGLLGDRTIRSVETHGDGRAHFDVLETSPAEERYEDRLRSLGYIQ, encoded by the coding sequence ATGCGCCTCGAACCAGCGACGGGATCGGTGTCGGCGGGATCGCTCTTTCCCGGGCTCTCGCGGTGGGCCGCATGGGCTCTCCTCGTGCTTTCGTCGCTCTTCCTGGGCGGCTGCGAGGCCACCGATGACCCGGAATCCTCGCCTCCGCAGGTGGCCATCATCGGCTGGGATGGGGCGACCTGGGCCGTGATGGAGCCGCTACTGCGGGCGGGCCAGCTTCCCAACGTCCAGGCGCTTCTCGATCGAGGCGGCCGTGGCGTGCTGCTGGCGGAACCACCCCTGCGGTCCCCTGCTCTCTGGACCACCCTCGCCACCGGCTTCCCACCGGCGGATCACGGGATCCACGACTTCCAACTCCCGGACCCCCAGACCGGTCTCCCGATCCTGGCAGCGACGATCCACCGGCAGCGTGCCCCTCTCTGGACCATCGCTTCCCGTCACGAACGGGAAGTCGGGATGGTCGGTTGGTGGACCACCTGGCCCGCCGAGCCGGTGCACGGCTGGCTCGTCAGCGACCACCTCGCCGACAACCGCTGGGATCACTGGGCGAAGCGACCCGATCGCGAGAGTTACCAGTTGACGTTTCCACCGGAGCTCGCGGAATCGTTACGACCCCAGGCGGTTACCGCCCAGGATGTCACTCCCGAGACCCTGGCCCACCTGGCAGCGTTCGACCAGCGCGAACGAACCGAGATGATGCTGGCCACACGCCCCGTGATCTTCCACGGCCCCAGCGTCCTTCGTCACGGCTATGCCACCGACGCCAGCAATGCTCGGTTTGCCGTCGAGCTTCTCGATCGCAACGGGCAGCCGGACCTGTTTGCGACGGTGTTCATCCTCAGTGACGTCGTGGGACATGTCTTCTGGCATCATCTGGAGCCCGAACAACTTCGAGGCCCCAACCCGGCCGGTGATCGGCTGGCAGAGACGATCCCCAATATCTATCGACAGCTCGACACATGGACCGGGGAGCTGCTGTCACGCCTCTCGCCCGAGACGTTGGTGCTGTTGATCTCGGATCACGGAATGCGCGGGACGGGTTTCCTTCCGCGACCGGGCCAGAACCCGTCCGGCGATCATCAGCCCGAGGGGATCCTGATCGCCGCGGGTCCCGGTGTCCCGGCCGGGGCCGATCTTGGCGAGATCCGGCAGCTTGATTTCGCGCCGACGGTCCTGGCCGCTCTGGACCTACCGGTGGCCGAGGATATGCCGGGACGGGTCGTACGGGGACTCCTCGGCGATCGAACGATCCGGAGTGTGGAGACCCACGGGGACGGGCGCGCCCACTTCGATGTACTGGAGACATCCCCCGCCGAGGAGCGCTACGAGGACCGTCTTCGTTCCCTCGGCTACATCCAGTAA
- a CDS encoding sulfatase, which produces MRNGRRFRSRAAMGAGLWVLLLAVACSGGASPTAPPAPPGDVLLVILDTTRADHLSSYGYSEITTPNLDRLAGDGTRYSNAWSQAPWTLPAVATILTGEPPYQHGAGRHEGATFPIRDDIPTLAERLQVTGYRTGAFINVIWCSPELSSLDRGFDRYDFATSDASNVGQRSAEETTTAAIDWIDEIGSDPAFLVVHYFDPHLSYDPPAPYDGQFGGGLGRRVPPGFGSAGQVFGVRGGQIRLDERERKALVARYDGELAYTDAQFGRLRSELEARGRWDDALVVVVADHGEEFWDHGGFEHGHSHHRELLRVPLIVKRPGDPGGTVAPERVRQLEIAPTVLSFAGLDSTLPGFVLGQGSAAEAIAEGSLWSGDLYSIRTDAGTLMMRRSTGDTSFYAADDPGEFQSGSVDPAMPGLQERLDAIPRPRVQAPSEMTDEQRARLKSLGYL; this is translated from the coding sequence ATGAGAAACGGTCGCAGATTCCGGAGCCGAGCCGCCATGGGCGCAGGACTGTGGGTGCTGCTGCTGGCGGTCGCGTGTAGCGGAGGAGCGTCTCCGACCGCTCCGCCAGCCCCCCCCGGCGATGTGCTGTTGGTGATCCTGGACACGACCCGCGCCGACCACCTGTCGTCCTATGGCTATTCGGAGATAACGACCCCCAATCTAGACCGGCTCGCAGGGGACGGAACCCGCTATTCGAACGCCTGGTCACAGGCTCCGTGGACCCTGCCGGCCGTCGCGACGATCCTGACCGGCGAGCCTCCGTATCAGCATGGTGCCGGGCGCCACGAGGGGGCGACCTTCCCCATCCGTGATGACATTCCGACGCTGGCGGAGCGTCTGCAAGTGACCGGTTACCGGACAGGGGCGTTCATCAACGTCATCTGGTGTAGCCCCGAGCTGTCCTCGCTCGATCGCGGCTTCGATCGATACGACTTCGCCACCAGCGATGCCAGCAACGTCGGGCAACGATCGGCCGAGGAGACGACGACCGCGGCGATCGACTGGATCGACGAGATCGGCTCGGATCCCGCATTCCTGGTCGTTCACTACTTCGATCCCCACCTGAGCTACGACCCGCCCGCGCCCTACGACGGGCAGTTCGGAGGCGGCCTGGGTCGCCGGGTGCCGCCGGGCTTCGGCTCGGCCGGGCAGGTGTTCGGAGTTCGTGGAGGTCAGATCCGTCTCGACGAGCGAGAGCGCAAGGCGCTGGTCGCTCGCTACGACGGCGAGTTGGCCTACACCGATGCCCAGTTCGGCCGTCTGAGGTCCGAGCTCGAGGCCCGTGGCCGCTGGGACGACGCACTCGTCGTTGTCGTGGCCGATCACGGAGAGGAGTTCTGGGATCACGGTGGGTTCGAGCATGGCCACAGCCATCATCGCGAGCTGCTCCGCGTGCCTCTGATCGTCAAGCGGCCGGGAGACCCCGGGGGGACGGTTGCTCCGGAGAGGGTGCGTCAACTCGAGATCGCTCCGACCGTGCTGAGTTTCGCCGGACTCGATTCGACGTTGCCGGGGTTTGTCCTGGGTCAGGGGTCGGCGGCAGAGGCGATCGCCGAGGGAAGTCTCTGGAGTGGCGATCTGTATTCGATCCGAACCGATGCCGGCACGTTGATGATGCGTCGTTCGACCGGTGACACGTCGTTCTACGCCGCCGACGATCCCGGGGAGTTCCAGTCCGGGTCCGTCGACCCGGCCATGCCGGGGCTGCAGGAACGGCTCGACGCGATTCCGCGTCCTCGTGTTCAGGCACCGAGCGAGATGACGGATGAACAACGAGCGCGCCTGAAGTCGCTGGGGTACCTATAG
- the hemF gene encoding oxygen-dependent coproporphyrinogen oxidase, which yields MDRKIVEQFFSKLQESIVVGLEGADGQARFRRDRWSASETPQFDGGGGLTCVIEDGAVFEKGGVNLSAVEGRLSSRIAAHLKVSPGPFFATGVSLVLHPRSPQIPTVHMNVRYLEIAAEEGWQDGVARRWFGGGADLTPYYLYAEDARHFHETLATACDDYRDDAYARFKSECDGYFRSPHRDEARGIGGIFFDYLEQDLEKVFEFVQGVGRAFLPSYLPIVERRRDEAWSEHHREWQLLRRGRYVEFNLVHDRGTLFGLETGGRTEAILMSLPPTANWRYNYQPEAGSPEAQLVDVLKHPRDWIER from the coding sequence GTGGATCGCAAGATCGTCGAGCAGTTCTTCTCGAAGCTTCAGGAGTCGATCGTTGTCGGGCTGGAAGGCGCCGACGGCCAGGCACGGTTTCGTCGTGACCGCTGGAGCGCGTCGGAGACGCCCCAATTCGATGGTGGCGGAGGCCTGACCTGCGTGATCGAGGACGGCGCCGTCTTCGAGAAGGGTGGCGTCAACCTCTCGGCGGTCGAGGGGAGGCTCTCCTCCAGGATCGCCGCCCATCTGAAGGTGTCGCCGGGGCCGTTCTTCGCCACGGGGGTCTCCCTGGTCCTGCATCCCCGGAGCCCTCAGATCCCGACCGTCCACATGAACGTCCGCTATCTGGAGATTGCGGCGGAAGAGGGTTGGCAGGACGGTGTGGCCCGTCGCTGGTTCGGTGGGGGTGCCGACCTGACGCCGTATTACCTGTACGCCGAGGATGCACGGCATTTTCACGAGACACTTGCGACGGCATGTGACGACTACCGGGATGACGCCTACGCGCGCTTCAAGTCCGAGTGCGATGGCTACTTCCGGAGCCCACACCGCGACGAGGCTCGTGGGATCGGCGGGATCTTCTTCGACTACCTCGAGCAGGACCTGGAGAAGGTGTTCGAGTTCGTTCAGGGTGTCGGCCGCGCGTTTCTTCCGTCCTACCTACCGATCGTCGAGCGACGTCGCGACGAGGCCTGGAGCGAGCATCATCGGGAATGGCAACTTCTGCGACGCGGGCGCTACGTCGAGTTCAATCTGGTCCACGATCGCGGCACGTTGTTCGGTCTCGAGACCGGTGGGCGGACCGAGGCGATTCTGATGTCCCTACCGCCGACGGCGAACTGGCGTTACAACTATCAGCCCGAGGCCGGCAGTCCGGAAGCCCAGTTGGTCGATGTGCTGAAGCACCCGCGCGATTGGATCGAACGCTAG
- a CDS encoding M23 family metallopeptidase, which yields MARERPRWLKRILFLVIVGGIVFLGVSSCRSGPPPQVTLETATPGIGRSTEVTVAVSEPSRGLNRFRVELIQDETVVLLDEKSYVPREPWRFWGDRTPRADLTLSVGSDHQEQLREGQATLRVTAEPAVAWLSRPEAVVETLDLPVMLRPPQISITSSRTYVSQGGSEAVVYRVGETSIRDGVQAGDWFFPGYPLPGGEPDERFALFAAPFDHDDDSRIRLIALDIVGNQSTRRFVEQYNKRPFRNDSILLNDRFLAKVVPAIMDQTPELKDQGGLLENYLMINGDLRQKNAQTLVELAAKSQEDFPWAKVFMQMRNAQVRSSFADRRTYVYNGADVDQQDHLGFDLASTRQAELQAANNGTVVLARYFGIYGNAVVIDHGYGLMSLYGHLSSIDVDEGQQVARGEVIGKTGETGLAGGDHLHFTMLLHGLPVNPREWWDATWIRNRIAAKLPGTLKFGS from the coding sequence ATGGCTCGTGAGCGTCCACGCTGGCTAAAACGAATCCTGTTCCTCGTGATCGTCGGTGGAATCGTCTTCCTCGGCGTCAGCTCCTGTCGGAGTGGGCCTCCCCCGCAGGTGACTCTCGAGACCGCGACACCCGGGATCGGTCGTAGCACCGAGGTCACCGTCGCGGTCAGCGAGCCGTCCCGTGGACTGAATCGTTTCCGCGTCGAGTTGATCCAGGACGAGACCGTCGTGTTACTGGACGAGAAGTCCTATGTCCCACGGGAGCCATGGCGATTCTGGGGCGACCGAACGCCGCGAGCCGATCTGACGCTGTCGGTTGGAAGCGATCATCAGGAGCAATTACGCGAAGGGCAAGCGACCCTCCGCGTCACGGCCGAGCCGGCCGTCGCGTGGCTCTCCAGGCCCGAGGCGGTCGTCGAAACTCTCGATCTACCGGTCATGTTGCGTCCGCCACAGATCTCGATCACGTCCAGTCGCACCTACGTGAGTCAGGGTGGGAGCGAGGCAGTGGTCTATCGAGTGGGTGAGACGTCGATTCGCGACGGCGTGCAGGCCGGCGATTGGTTTTTCCCCGGCTATCCGTTGCCGGGCGGCGAACCCGATGAGCGATTTGCGTTGTTTGCCGCACCCTTCGATCATGACGACGACTCGCGGATCCGGTTGATAGCCCTAGATATCGTTGGCAACCAGTCGACCCGGCGGTTTGTCGAGCAGTACAACAAGCGCCCATTCCGCAACGATTCGATCCTGCTGAACGATCGGTTCCTGGCCAAGGTTGTGCCGGCGATCATGGATCAGACCCCCGAGCTCAAGGATCAGGGCGGGCTGCTCGAGAACTACCTGATGATCAACGGGGACTTGCGTCAGAAGAACGCTCAGACGTTGGTCGAGCTGGCGGCGAAATCGCAGGAAGATTTCCCGTGGGCGAAGGTGTTCATGCAGATGCGTAACGCACAGGTGCGATCGAGCTTCGCCGATCGACGCACCTACGTCTACAACGGTGCCGACGTCGACCAGCAGGACCATCTTGGATTCGATCTCGCGTCGACGCGACAGGCCGAACTTCAGGCAGCCAACAACGGTACCGTTGTCCTCGCCCGTTACTTTGGAATCTACGGGAACGCGGTCGTGATCGATCACGGCTATGGGCTGATGAGTCTCTACGGTCACCTGTCCAGCATCGACGTCGACGAGGGGCAACAGGTCGCTCGCGGCGAGGTGATCGGCAAAACCGGAGAGACCGGTCTTGCCGGTGGCGACCATCTTCACTTCACCATGCTGTTGCATGGACTCCCGGTCAATCCGCGGGAATGGTGGGACGCGACGTGGATTCGCAATCGCATCGCCGCCAAGTTGCCGGGAACCCTGAAGTTCGGATCCTGA